A genomic segment from Triticum dicoccoides isolate Atlit2015 ecotype Zavitan chromosome 1A, WEW_v2.0, whole genome shotgun sequence encodes:
- the LOC119271968 gene encoding probable trehalase produces MAPPPRHLLLLPVLLLASLLRAAQMEPAHAAAAGDGDRDEGARALLALLQRVQSEALRALGPRDFDPKLYVDLPLAPGADRAAAEAALATVTTRGEMKAFLARYFATAGSDLVEADPPDFEAEPRGFLPRVASGEARAWALKVHALWKDLARRVAPSVAARPDRHTLLPLPGRVVVPGSRFREVYYWDSYWVVRGLLVSKMYDTAKDIVLNLVYLVEEYGFVLNGARSYYTNRSQPPLLSSMVLELYTATGDLGLVRRAFPSLLKEHSFWVSELHNVEIMDNHGRLHNLSRYQAMWNKPRPESATIDEELASKLNSTAAKEKLYHQIASAAESGWDFSSRWMSNSTDMTTLVTTFVIPVDLNTFICKMERDIAVFAKLIGEKATAELFSQASKARHTAIESLLWNSEMEQWLDYWLPTDGNCQGPYKWELKSQNRNIFASNFVPLWLNAHNSGLGPFLDEAKSVRVMRSLQASGLVCPAGIATSVSNTGQQWDFPNGWAPLQHLIAEGLLNSGSTEAKEFAEDIATRWVRTNYAAYKSSGAMHEKYDVEACGKSGGGGEYKPQTGFGWSNGVLLAFLEELGWSHDKEIGCPS; encoded by the exons ATGGCCCCGCCTCCGCGCCATCTTCTACTACTGCCCGTTCTCCTCCTCGCCTCCCTGCTCCGCGCAGCGCAGATGGAgcccgcccacgccgccgccgccggcgacggcgaTCGCGACGAGGGCGCCCGCGCGCTGCTCGCGCTGCTGCAGCGCGTGCAGTCGGAGGCGCTGCGCGCGCTGGGGCCGCGCGACTTCGACCCCAAGCTCTACGTCGACCTGCCGCTCGCGCCCGGCGCCGACCGGGCCGCCGCGGAGGCCGCGCTCGCGACGGTGACCACGCGCGGGGAGATGAAGGCGTTCCTGGCCCGGTACTTCGCGACGGCGGGGTCCGACCTGGTGGAGGCCGACCCGCCGGACTTCGAGGCCGAGCCGCGCGGGTTCCTGCCGAGGGTCGCGAGCGGCGAGGCGCGGGCGTGGGCGCTGAAGGTGCACGCGCTGTGGAAGGACCTGGCGCGGCGGGTGGCGCCGTCCGTCGCGGCGCGGCCCGACCGGCACACCCTGCTGCCGCTGCCCGGCAGGGTCGTCGTGCCGGGCTCCAGGTTCCGGGAGGTCTACTACTGGGACTCGTACTGGGTCGTCAG gggCTTGCTGGTGAGCAAAATGTACGACACGGCAAAGGACATCGTGCTCAATCTTGTGTACCTCGTGGAGGAATATGGGTTCGTTCTCAACGGTGCCAGATCCTACTACACTAATCGAAG CCAACCACCACTTTTGAGCTCGATGGTTTTGGAATTATACACGGCAACAGGTGATTTGGGCCTTGTGAGGAGAGCATTCCCCTCTTTGCTGAAAGAGCATAGCTTCTGGGTATCAG AGCTTCACAACGTGGAAATAATGGACAATCATGGACGGCTGCATAATTTGAGTCGTTACCAGGCCATGTGGAACAAACCTAGACCAGAAAGTGCAACAATT GATGAGGAACTGGCCTCAAAGCTTAATTCTACGGCTGCCAAGGAAAAATTGTACCACCAGATTGCTTCAGCGGCTGAATCAGGATGGGATTTTAGCTCTCGATGGATGAG CAATTCAACTGACATGACAACCTTGGTAACAACATTTGTTATACCTGTGGACTTGAACACATTCATATGCAAG ATGGAACGGGACATAGCGGTCTTTGCCAAACTCATTGGAGAGAAGGCAACTGCAGAACTTTTCTCACAGGCTTCAAAAGCACGCCATACGGCAATCGAGTCTCTTTTGTGGAATTCTGAGATGGAACAGTGGCTTGACTACTGGCTTCCCACTGATGGAAATTGCCAG GGACCCTACAAGTGGGAATTGAAGTCACAAAACCGCAACATCTTTGCTTCTAACTTCGTACCCTTGTGGTTAAATGCACATAATTCAG GTTTGGGGCCATTTCTGGATGAAGCAAAATCAGTGAGAGTCATGAGAAGCCTCCAAGCATCAGGGTTGGTCTGTCCTGCAGGAATAGCAACTTCAGTATCCAATACAGGGCAACAATG ggATTTTCCAAATGgatgggcaccattgcagcatctGATAGCTGAGGGATTGCTGAACTCTGGTTCAACAGAAGCAAAAGAATTTGCTGAGGACATCGCCACGAGGTGGGTGAGAACAAACTATGCAGCCTACAAATCAAGCGGCGCAATGCATGAGAAGTACGACGTCGAGGCCTGTGGAAAATCCGGAGGAGGCGGTGAATACAAACCACAG ACTGGTTTTGGTTGGTCAAATGGCGTATTATTAGCATTTTTGGAAGAGTTGGGATGGTCCCATGACAAGGAAATAGGCTGCCCATCCTGA